Proteins from a single region of Candidatus Zixiibacteriota bacterium:
- the sucC gene encoding ADP-forming succinate--CoA ligase subunit beta: MKVHEYQARQMFAERGVPVPPGEIATTHLQAAEIATRFNKPVMVKAQVLVGGRGKAGGVKYAENPEAARVLATKILGMDIKGETVRKVLISEAVDILSESYVGIILDRAAQKPVIMVSSAGGVDIEEVAAKTPEKIHKLHVDPIYGLQSFEARNLAYKLFKDIGQVRKAADILMKLYRTFWEVDASLVEINPLVTIQGGEVVAIDAKVNIDDNALFRHPDIAAMRDLDAEIPAEVRAREADLSFVKLDGSIGCIVNGAGLAMATMDLVKRYGGEPANFLDIGGSSNPQKVVSAMQIILDDPNVRSILINIFGGITRCDDVATGIVEAFRQLRPTIPVVVRLTGTNETEARRILASVKLPSAETLDNVVKKAIELAGQAA, from the coding sequence TTCAACAAACCGGTTATGGTCAAGGCCCAGGTGCTGGTAGGCGGGCGAGGCAAGGCCGGGGGAGTCAAGTATGCTGAGAACCCCGAGGCCGCGCGCGTCTTGGCCACCAAAATACTTGGGATGGACATCAAGGGCGAGACCGTACGCAAGGTGCTGATTTCGGAAGCGGTTGACATTCTCTCTGAGTCGTATGTCGGCATCATTCTCGACCGTGCCGCTCAGAAACCGGTGATCATGGTGTCATCAGCGGGCGGGGTGGATATCGAAGAGGTCGCCGCTAAAACCCCGGAGAAGATACATAAGCTGCATGTGGACCCGATCTACGGCCTTCAGTCATTCGAGGCGCGTAATCTTGCCTACAAGCTGTTCAAGGATATCGGGCAGGTGCGCAAGGCGGCTGATATCCTGATGAAACTGTACCGGACCTTTTGGGAGGTGGATGCTTCACTCGTGGAAATCAACCCTCTCGTGACTATTCAGGGTGGCGAGGTGGTCGCTATCGACGCCAAAGTGAACATCGATGACAACGCCCTCTTCCGCCACCCGGATATCGCCGCGATGCGTGATCTCGATGCTGAAATCCCGGCTGAGGTCAGGGCGCGCGAAGCCGATCTGTCGTTCGTCAAACTCGACGGCAGTATCGGCTGTATTGTCAACGGCGCCGGGCTGGCGATGGCCACGATGGACCTGGTCAAGAGGTACGGCGGCGAGCCGGCTAACTTCCTGGATATCGGCGGATCATCGAACCCGCAGAAAGTCGTCTCGGCCATGCAGATCATCCTCGATGATCCCAATGTCCGTTCGATTCTGATTAATATTTTCGGCGGCATCACAAGGTGCGATGATGTCGCCACCGGTATCGTCGAGGCCTTCCGGCAGCTCAGGCCGACAATCCCGGTCGTAGTCAGGCTGACCGGCACGAATGAGACGGAGGCGAGGAGGATACTTGCATCGGTAAAGCTGCCGTCGGCAGAAACGCTGGATAACGTCGTGAAGAAGGCGATTGAACTGGCCGGTCAGGCCGCATAG
- the sucD gene encoding succinate--CoA ligase subunit alpha, whose product MSIFIDKKTTVVVQGITGRDGSFHAEQMKKYGTNVVAGVTPGKGGSKIGGIPVFNTMSEAVEKTSANTSVIYVPPAFAVDAIYEAVTAGIKLVVCVTEGVPANDMMKVVPFVKSHGARLIGPNCPGLISPGQSKVGILPGTIVKPGPIGVVSRSGTLTYEAIWALTLADLGQTSCVGIGGDQVIGTNFIDCLAAFEADPATKGIVMIGEIGGSDEELAAAYIKKHLTKPVVSFIAGQSAPPGKRMGHAGAIVSGGSGTAEGKIKALNSVGIPVAGSPTEIPDLIKEALRKTKSSGGKKVTMKKRAEIKTSRPTSKKSAAKSAKKAATKKTTKKR is encoded by the coding sequence ATGTCAATTTTCATAGACAAGAAGACGACAGTTGTCGTTCAAGGCATCACGGGCCGTGACGGTTCATTCCACGCCGAACAGATGAAGAAGTACGGCACGAACGTGGTCGCCGGGGTGACACCCGGCAAAGGGGGCAGCAAGATCGGCGGGATACCGGTATTCAATACTATGAGCGAGGCGGTCGAAAAGACTTCGGCGAATACGTCGGTCATCTATGTGCCGCCGGCATTCGCAGTTGATGCTATCTACGAGGCGGTAACGGCGGGCATCAAGCTGGTGGTGTGTGTGACCGAGGGAGTTCCTGCCAATGATATGATGAAGGTCGTGCCATTTGTGAAGAGCCATGGCGCGCGCCTTATCGGTCCCAACTGTCCGGGACTGATTTCACCCGGCCAGTCGAAAGTGGGCATTCTGCCGGGGACTATCGTCAAGCCGGGGCCTATCGGGGTTGTTTCCCGCTCGGGCACGTTGACTTACGAAGCGATTTGGGCGCTCACGCTCGCCGACCTCGGCCAGACCAGCTGTGTGGGCATCGGCGGAGACCAGGTAATAGGCACAAACTTCATTGACTGTCTCGCGGCGTTCGAGGCCGACCCGGCCACCAAAGGTATTGTCATGATTGGTGAGATCGGCGGTTCCGATGAGGAACTGGCGGCGGCCTACATCAAGAAGCATCTCACCAAGCCGGTGGTGTCGTTTATCGCCGGGCAGAGCGCCCCTCCGGGCAAACGGATGGGCCACGCCGGTGCGATTGTCTCCGGCGGTTCGGGAACCGCCGAGGGGAAGATCAAAGCCTTGAACTCGGTGGGCATACCGGTGGCGGGTTCCCCCACTGAAATTCCAGACCTGATCAAGGAGGCTCTGAGGAAGACAAAATCCTCCGGAGGCAAGAAGGTCACGATGAAAAAGCGCGCGGAGATAAAAACCTCCAGACCGACTTCAAAGAAGTCCGCCGCTAAGTCCGCGAAGAAGGCGGCTACGAAGAAGACGACGAAGAAGAGATGA
- a CDS encoding 4Fe-4S dicluster domain-containing protein, with the protein MSSPDAAEETKRKPGPQSKYDYSAGPPPLEINMKWCKACNICIALCPQDVFEPNRDGKPIIARAQNCTQCTICWVHCPDLAITSNYK; encoded by the coding sequence ATGAGTAGCCCTGACGCTGCCGAGGAAACCAAGCGTAAACCCGGCCCGCAGAGTAAGTACGATTATAGCGCGGGACCCCCGCCTCTGGAGATCAATATGAAGTGGTGCAAGGCCTGCAATATCTGCATTGCGCTTTGTCCCCAGGATGTATTTGAACCCAACCGCGACGGTAAGCCGATCATAGCGCGCGCCCAGAATTGTACCCAGTGTACGATTTGCTGGGTGCATTGCCCTGACCTGGCCATTACCAGCAACTACAAGTAG
- a CDS encoding 2-oxoacid:acceptor oxidoreductase subunit alpha has product MAKKERVLIMGNHACVLGAIYAGMRFYAGYPITPSTEVAEGCARELPKIGGRFIQMEDEIGSIAAAIGASISGVKSMTATSGPGYSLMVENIGYAYMTETPVVIINVQRGGPSTGLPTKVSQSDTMQAQWGPHGDNTAIAVAPSTIYETFTETVRAFNLAERFRSPVTILLDEVIGHSRQVVTLPDPGELEIFNRTKPTCPPEEFEAFAMTENLVSPMPAFGDGYRYVCTGLTHDTRGFTTNRPDEIAPKLHKLRHKIVDYKEEIVKLRDEYMDDAEIAFVSYGSVARAALQATSIARKAGAKVGAVQLFTIWPFPDEQIRQLCSRCRKVVVGELNMGQIIHEVRRVLPPDIEVHGLQRFDGEILTPMQLVEKLEEVI; this is encoded by the coding sequence ATGGCCAAAAAAGAACGAGTCCTGATCATGGGCAACCACGCCTGTGTATTAGGCGCTATTTATGCCGGCATGAGGTTTTACGCTGGTTATCCCATTACGCCGTCGACCGAGGTAGCCGAAGGGTGCGCCCGCGAGCTGCCGAAAATCGGCGGGCGTTTTATACAGATGGAGGATGAGATCGGCTCGATTGCGGCGGCCATCGGGGCATCAATTTCCGGGGTTAAATCTATGACCGCCACCTCCGGTCCGGGATATTCGCTGATGGTCGAGAACATCGGTTACGCCTACATGACCGAAACACCGGTCGTGATAATCAACGTCCAGCGCGGTGGGCCATCGACGGGTCTGCCCACCAAAGTAAGCCAGTCCGATACCATGCAGGCGCAGTGGGGGCCGCACGGCGATAACACGGCGATAGCGGTGGCGCCGTCAACCATTTACGAGACATTCACCGAGACAGTGCGCGCCTTCAATCTGGCCGAGAGATTTCGCAGCCCAGTGACAATTCTGCTGGACGAGGTAATCGGCCACTCGCGACAAGTGGTGACGCTGCCTGATCCCGGCGAGCTTGAGATCTTCAATCGCACTAAGCCAACCTGTCCACCGGAGGAGTTCGAGGCCTTCGCCATGACAGAGAATCTTGTCTCGCCCATGCCGGCGTTCGGCGATGGCTACCGTTACGTTTGCACCGGCCTCACCCATGACACACGTGGTTTTACCACGAACCGCCCGGATGAAATCGCTCCCAAGCTGCATAAGCTACGGCACAAGATTGTTGACTACAAAGAGGAGATCGTCAAGCTCCGCGACGAATACATGGACGACGCGGAGATCGCCTTCGTGTCATACGGCTCGGTGGCGCGGGCGGCACTTCAGGCGACGTCCATTGCGCGCAAAGCGGGCGCCAAGGTGGGCGCGGTACAACTGTTCACGATCTGGCCGTTCCCCGATGAGCAAATCAGACAACTATGCAGTCGCTGCCGGAAGGTCGTGGTTGGCGAATTGAACATGGGCCAGATCATTCACGAGGTGCGCCGGGTCCTGCCGCCGGATATCGAGGTCCACGGCTTGCAGCGCTTCGACGGCGAGATTCTCACACCCATGCAACTGGTCGAAAAGCTGGAGGAGGTGATCTGA
- a CDS encoding 2-oxoacid:ferredoxin oxidoreductase subunit beta yields MSTVVKEKDKQRSDVILQYLRPRKAMPTVWCAGCGNGIVMSAIIRAVDNLGLSKDNVVMASGIGCSSRMPIYLDFNALHTTHGRALAFATGVKFARPELKVIVVTGDGDALAIGGNHFIHACRRNIDITTVLINNNIYGMTGGQGSPTTPAHAFSTTTPFGNAEKQFDPCGLAQAAGASFVGRGTVYHTPQLEKLIMQAIEHRGFSLVEVISNCHTYFGRLNKQGDAVTMINDFKDRAVPLAKAQKMTPEELKGKYVIGLLHKEEKTEFCDVYDDTVKHLTGGKQA; encoded by the coding sequence ATGAGCACCGTAGTCAAAGAGAAGGACAAGCAGCGGTCCGATGTCATCCTGCAGTACCTCCGTCCCCGCAAAGCGATGCCCACTGTCTGGTGCGCCGGCTGCGGCAACGGGATTGTCATGTCGGCGATCATCCGGGCGGTCGATAATCTTGGGTTGTCCAAGGACAATGTTGTGATGGCTTCCGGAATCGGTTGCTCCAGCCGCATGCCGATCTATCTCGATTTCAATGCCCTGCATACCACGCACGGTCGAGCTTTGGCTTTCGCCACCGGCGTGAAATTCGCCCGTCCGGAGTTGAAAGTGATTGTGGTCACCGGCGACGGCGACGCCCTCGCTATCGGCGGCAACCACTTTATCCATGCCTGCCGCCGCAACATCGACATCACCACCGTGCTGATTAATAACAACATCTACGGCATGACCGGAGGGCAGGGCTCGCCCACGACGCCGGCTCACGCCTTTTCGACCACTACGCCGTTCGGCAACGCCGAGAAGCAGTTCGATCCCTGTGGACTGGCCCAGGCGGCGGGCGCATCGTTTGTTGGACGAGGTACAGTGTACCACACGCCGCAGTTGGAAAAGCTCATCATGCAGGCGATCGAACATCGCGGCTTCTCGCTGGTCGAGGTCATTTCCAACTGCCACACCTATTTCGGCCGTTTGAACAAGCAGGGAGACGCGGTTACGATGATCAACGACTTCAAGGACCGCGCGGTGCCTCTCGCGAAGGCGCAGAAGATGACGCCCGAGGAACTGAAGGGCAAGTATGTGATCGGTCTGCTGCACAAGGAAGAGAAGACCGAATTCTGTGATGTCTACGATGATACCGTCAAACATCTGACGGGAGGTAAGCAGGCATGA
- a CDS encoding 2-oxoacid:acceptor oxidoreductase family protein, whose protein sequence is MSAKVLDKVQIPQDRYEMRLSGSGGQGMILASVILAEAIAKSDDRNVVQTQSYGPEARGGASKSDVVISPNEIYYPKAMKLDLLLCMTQESMDKYYGDLKPNGTLVVDTTLVTDIPADKYYGLPFTRLAREEAGHVMVANVIALSAIAELTGLVSRVALTSAVLKRAPRGTEEKNKKAIDIGFTEAAKLKQGKS, encoded by the coding sequence ATGAGCGCGAAAGTTCTCGATAAGGTGCAAATCCCGCAGGATCGCTACGAGATGCGGCTCTCCGGCTCGGGCGGCCAGGGGATGATTCTGGCGTCGGTCATTCTCGCCGAGGCCATCGCCAAGTCTGACGATCGCAATGTCGTTCAAACCCAGTCATACGGCCCCGAGGCGCGGGGCGGTGCGTCGAAGTCGGACGTAGTCATCTCGCCCAATGAGATTTACTATCCCAAGGCGATGAAGCTCGACCTCCTTTTGTGCATGACCCAGGAGTCGATGGACAAATACTACGGCGATCTCAAGCCGAACGGCACGCTCGTGGTTGACACCACGCTCGTTACTGACATCCCGGCAGATAAATACTACGGGCTGCCGTTTACTCGGTTGGCGCGTGAGGAGGCCGGACATGTGATGGTGGCCAATGTGATCGCGCTCTCGGCTATTGCTGAACTAACCGGCCTGGTGTCACGTGTGGCGCTGACCTCCGCGGTCTTGAAACGCGCGCCGCGCGGCACTGAGGAGAAGAATAAGAAAGCGATCGACATCGGCTTCACCGAGGCGGCGAAACTGAAACAGGGGAAGAGCTGA
- the ndk gene encoding nucleoside-diphosphate kinase, translating to MSRTLLIVKPDAVQRRLVGHVISRLERAGFRIVEMRMLTLTEAKARAFYAVHEGKPFLESLVRFMTSGPVVPMLLERENAVDDLRTLIGATDPKKAACGTIRQEIALDIEKNSVHASDSDENATKEIAHFF from the coding sequence ATGAGCCGTACCCTGCTGATTGTCAAACCGGACGCGGTCCAGCGACGCCTTGTCGGCCACGTGATCTCCCGCCTTGAAAGGGCCGGTTTTCGTATTGTGGAAATGCGCATGTTGACCCTGACCGAAGCGAAAGCACGGGCTTTCTACGCCGTGCACGAGGGCAAGCCGTTTCTGGAGAGCCTGGTCCGGTTCATGACCTCGGGGCCGGTGGTGCCGATGCTGCTCGAAAGAGAGAACGCTGTGGACGATCTTCGCACTCTGATCGGCGCTACCGATCCCAAAAAGGCCGCGTGCGGCACGATCCGGCAGGAGATTGCGCTGGACATTGAGAAGAACTCGGTCCATGCGTCGGATTCCGATGAAAACGCTACTAAGGAGATCGCCCACTTCTTTTGA
- a CDS encoding lactate racemase domain-containing protein: MKTLLRRSPTSFERLPSRVPTAMDVKLTYAEDTISLTLPDWVDMQEYGVLSDGAPLSYDQFVESFERSGGERVLEGEPPLIIVNDGHRPTPTAQILDWLDQYDGRLLDNALFLIACGTHGEPSADHYRKIFGRHLDRLRDRLAWHDCGDLSRMTKIGCDRFGEPFYLNSRAFKARKILIITSVEPHYFAGFTGGRKSLFPGLTDRATIERNHNLANSLDCQPLRLKGNPMAEHLDELLEQFDSSKVFSIQVVADASRRILHAFCGPLQMAFEKAVAASFQLYAHTIPRPYDLVLAEVLPPLDRTLYQIQKGLENSQAGCADRGTVAVVASCRDGIGKRSFFDLAGSWDRETNQPRDGVPRFGSHKLSRVNAMTRRINVRLYSELPDDQPRRVFYEPVHDLETLTHECLNKNDRKRLAVVRDAGHTVLKLAGAP, from the coding sequence ATGAAAACGCTACTAAGGAGATCGCCCACTTCTTTTGAGCGGCTCCCCTCCCGCGTTCCCACCGCTATGGACGTCAAGTTGACATACGCCGAGGATACCATCTCTCTTACGCTTCCCGACTGGGTCGATATGCAGGAGTACGGCGTGTTGTCTGACGGTGCGCCGCTTTCGTATGATCAGTTTGTTGAGTCCTTCGAAAGGTCCGGGGGAGAGCGTGTGCTCGAGGGTGAGCCTCCCTTGATTATAGTCAACGATGGCCATCGCCCAACCCCTACCGCGCAGATACTCGATTGGCTCGATCAATACGATGGCCGCCTCCTGGACAACGCACTCTTTCTCATAGCGTGCGGCACACATGGGGAACCATCGGCAGATCACTACAGGAAGATATTCGGCAGGCACTTGGATCGGCTGAGAGACCGCCTTGCCTGGCATGATTGCGGCGATTTGAGCCGGATGACAAAGATCGGTTGTGACCGTTTCGGTGAGCCATTCTATCTGAACAGCCGGGCATTCAAGGCGCGGAAGATCCTGATTATCACTTCGGTGGAGCCGCATTATTTCGCTGGTTTCACGGGCGGCCGGAAGTCTCTTTTCCCCGGATTGACTGACCGCGCCACAATCGAGCGCAACCACAATCTGGCCAATTCCCTCGATTGCCAACCACTGAGACTCAAGGGCAACCCGATGGCTGAACATCTTGACGAATTGCTCGAACAATTCGATTCCAGTAAGGTGTTCTCGATCCAGGTTGTTGCCGATGCCTCCCGCCGCATACTCCACGCGTTCTGCGGCCCATTACAGATGGCTTTTGAGAAGGCGGTAGCGGCGTCATTTCAGCTATACGCTCACACCATACCCAGGCCATACGATCTGGTCCTCGCCGAGGTTCTCCCGCCGCTGGATCGCACTTTGTACCAGATTCAGAAGGGGCTCGAAAACAGCCAGGCCGGGTGCGCCGACCGAGGAACTGTGGCCGTGGTGGCGTCGTGCCGCGACGGCATCGGCAAGCGCAGTTTCTTTGATCTGGCTGGTTCATGGGATAGGGAGACGAACCAACCGCGCGACGGCGTCCCAAGATTCGGATCGCACAAGCTGTCACGGGTCAACGCCATGACGCGGCGCATCAACGTACGCCTGTACTCCGAGCTGCCCGATGATCAACCCCGTCGGGTGTTCTACGAGCCGGTTCACGATCTGGAGACGCTGACTCACGAATGTTTGAACAAGAACGATAGAAAACGGCTGGCGGTCGTACGCGACGCCGGCCACACGGTACTTAAACTCGCTGGTGCGCCATAG
- the mdh gene encoding malate dehydrogenase, which translates to MNKKIAVIGAGNVGASCAMYLAEANFADVVMVDVIEDMPKGKGLDLTQAGPVRGYNARVLGTNDFKDMQGADIVIMTAGLARKPGMTREDLLTKNAEIIAACGKHIKKYCPKSIVLMVSNPLDLMTFHMQNITGFPKNRVLGQAGVLDSVRFRTFIAMELNVAMTDVQAMVLGGHGDTMVPLPRYTTVAGIPIGELIEKKRIDEICARTADGGGEIVRLLKTGSAYYAPAAATVDMCRAIFNDEKRVLAASAWLTGQYGITDIYIGVPVVLGADGVEKIFELKLSKNELKSLQTSAATYKEHLKIMGYK; encoded by the coding sequence ATGAACAAGAAGATCGCCGTGATCGGAGCCGGCAATGTCGGGGCCTCATGCGCCATGTATCTGGCTGAGGCCAATTTTGCCGATGTCGTCATGGTCGACGTCATCGAGGACATGCCCAAAGGCAAAGGGCTTGACCTGACCCAGGCCGGACCGGTTCGCGGCTACAACGCCCGCGTGCTCGGCACCAATGATTTCAAGGATATGCAGGGAGCGGATATCGTCATCATGACCGCCGGCCTTGCCCGCAAACCGGGCATGACCCGCGAGGACCTGCTGACCAAGAACGCCGAGATCATCGCCGCCTGCGGCAAACACATCAAGAAATACTGCCCCAAGAGCATTGTGCTGATGGTCTCCAATCCGCTCGACCTGATGACCTTCCACATGCAGAACATCACCGGCTTTCCGAAAAACCGGGTGCTCGGCCAGGCGGGGGTACTCGACTCGGTGCGCTTCCGTACGTTTATCGCGATGGAGCTGAACGTGGCCATGACCGACGTGCAGGCGATGGTGCTGGGCGGACACGGCGACACTATGGTACCGCTACCACGGTACACCACTGTCGCCGGCATTCCAATCGGCGAGCTGATCGAGAAGAAGCGGATCGATGAGATCTGCGCTCGCACCGCCGACGGTGGCGGCGAGATCGTGCGCCTGCTCAAGACCGGCTCCGCGTATTACGCGCCTGCGGCGGCCACTGTCGATATGTGCCGCGCAATCTTCAACGATGAAAAACGGGTGTTGGCAGCGTCGGCCTGGCTGACCGGCCAGTACGGTATTACTGATATTTACATCGGCGTGCCGGTGGTGCTCGGTGCTGATGGTGTGGAGAAGATTTTCGAGTTGAAGCTCTCGAAGAACGAACTGAAATCGCTCCAGACCTCCGCCGCGACCTACAAAGAGCACCTCAAGATCATGGGGTATAAGTAG